The following coding sequences lie in one Bacteroides helcogenes P 36-108 genomic window:
- a CDS encoding DUF5106 domain-containing protein, with protein sequence MKNNLFPFILPLCLCIACSSNKANNIPKTETPVDTITAFILPSIPPMLNTPELRANYLVGHYWENTNFADTNYIHHPEITEQAWVDYIDILKLVPAPKADAALKRMFLQAEKAKASYLYLAELADKYLYDPNSPMRNEELYISVLDALISTPILDSVEKIRPQARRELAQKNRIGTKAIDFTYTLASGKKGTLYALNSHYTLLFINNPGCHACTETIEALKHAPAINHSASRKQLQILSLYPDEELDEWKRHLSDFPLEWINGHDANQVIKENNLYDLKAIPTLYLLDKDKKVLLKDATVTEINQYLSK encoded by the coding sequence ATGAAGAATAATTTATTTCCTTTTATATTGCCTTTATGTCTCTGCATTGCATGCAGCAGCAACAAAGCAAATAACATTCCTAAAACTGAAACTCCGGTGGATACAATCACGGCATTTATTCTACCTTCCATCCCTCCAATGTTGAATACCCCTGAACTGCGTGCTAATTATTTAGTAGGACATTATTGGGAAAACACAAACTTTGCAGACACAAACTACATACATCATCCGGAAATTACTGAACAGGCTTGGGTGGACTACATAGACATTTTAAAACTTGTTCCTGCCCCAAAAGCCGATGCTGCTTTGAAAAGAATGTTCTTGCAAGCTGAAAAAGCAAAAGCAAGTTATCTGTACCTTGCAGAACTTGCAGATAAATATCTATATGATCCCAACTCGCCTATGCGCAATGAAGAACTATATATATCGGTATTAGATGCCCTCATCTCCACTCCTATTCTGGATAGTGTCGAAAAAATACGACCACAAGCTCGTCGTGAACTGGCACAAAAAAACCGTATAGGCACAAAAGCCATAGATTTTACCTATACTTTAGCATCAGGAAAGAAAGGCACTTTATATGCTCTGAACAGCCATTACACACTATTGTTTATCAACAATCCCGGCTGTCATGCCTGCACAGAAACCATCGAAGCGCTAAAGCATGCACCTGCCATCAACCATTCTGCATCTCGTAAACAATTGCAAATCCTATCTCTCTATCCTGATGAAGAACTTGATGAATGGAAAAGACACCTCTCTGATTTTCCTCTTGAATGGATCAATGGACATGATGCCAATCAAGTCATCAAAGAAAATAATCTATACGACCTAAAAGCCATCCCCACCCTCTATCTTCTTGATAAAGATAAAAAAGTTTTATTGAAAGACGCTACAGTAACAGAAATAAATCAATACCTATCGAAATAA
- the galE gene encoding UDP-glucose 4-epimerase GalE, with translation MKERILVTGGTGYIGSHTVVELQNAGYDVVIIDNLSNSSADVVDNIEKVSGVRPAFEELDCLDYAGLDAVFTKYKGIKAIIHFAASKAVGESVQKPLLYYRNNLVSLINLLELMPKHEVKGIVFSSSCTVYGQPDELPVTEQAPIKKAESPYGNTKQINEEIVRDTVASGAPIDAILLRYFNPIGAHPTALLGELPNGVPQNLIPYLTQTAIGIREKLSVFGDDYDTPDGSCIRDFINVVDLAKAHVVAINRILEKKQKEKVEVFNIGTGRGLTVLELINAFEKATGVKLNYQIVGRRAGDIEKVWANPELANNELGWKAETSIEDTLLSAWNWQLKLREKGIQ, from the coding sequence ATGAAAGAAAGGATATTAGTTACAGGAGGAACCGGATATATTGGTTCTCATACCGTTGTGGAACTTCAGAACGCAGGTTATGACGTTGTTATTATTGATAATTTGTCAAATTCCAGCGCAGACGTTGTAGATAACATTGAAAAAGTATCTGGCGTTCGTCCGGCATTCGAGGAATTGGATTGTTTGGATTATGCTGGTCTTGATGCCGTATTTACTAAATACAAAGGTATCAAAGCTATTATCCACTTTGCTGCCAGTAAAGCTGTCGGAGAATCTGTCCAGAAGCCATTGCTTTACTATCGTAACAATTTGGTTTCATTAATCAATTTGCTTGAGTTAATGCCTAAACATGAAGTAAAGGGGATTGTATTCTCATCTTCTTGTACTGTTTACGGTCAGCCAGACGAGCTTCCTGTGACGGAACAGGCGCCTATCAAGAAGGCTGAATCTCCTTATGGAAATACGAAGCAGATTAATGAGGAAATTGTCCGTGATACGGTGGCTTCGGGTGCTCCTATAGATGCTATTTTGTTGCGTTACTTCAATCCGATTGGTGCACATCCTACCGCTTTGCTTGGTGAGCTACCCAATGGCGTACCTCAAAATCTTATACCATACCTTACTCAGACAGCTATTGGTATTCGAGAGAAGTTAAGTGTATTCGGTGATGATTATGATACACCTGACGGTTCTTGTATCCGTGACTTCATAAATGTGGTGGATTTAGCTAAAGCGCATGTAGTAGCCATTAACCGTATTTTGGAGAAGAAGCAGAAAGAGAAAGTAGAAGTTTTTAATATTGGTACTGGTCGCGGACTTACAGTTCTTGAGTTGATTAATGCTTTTGAGAAAGCTACCGGTGTGAAGTTGAACTATCAGATTGTAGGTCGCCGTGCTGGTGATATTGAGAAAGTATGGGCTAATCCTGAATTGGCAAATAATGAATTGGGATGGAAAGCAGAAACCAGCATAGAAGACACTTTACTTTCTGCATGGAATTGGCAATTGAAGCTTCGTGAGAAAGGTATTCAATAA
- the rsxA gene encoding electron transport complex subunit RsxA — MEYILIFISAIFVNNIVLSQFLGICPFLGVSKKVETALGMSAAVAFVLTIATIVTFLIQKYVLDAFGLGYLQTITFILVIAALVQMVEIILKKVSPSLYQALGVFLPLITTNCCILGVAILVIQKDYDLLTGVVYAFSTAIGFGLALTLFAGLREQMSLVNVPKGMQGTPIALITAGLLAMAFMGFSGVVKI; from the coding sequence ATGGAATATATATTGATATTTATCTCGGCAATCTTTGTTAACAACATCGTGTTGTCGCAATTTTTGGGAATTTGTCCGTTCTTGGGTGTTTCCAAGAAGGTGGAAACGGCGTTGGGTATGTCGGCAGCGGTGGCGTTTGTACTCACTATTGCTACTATTGTGACATTCCTTATTCAGAAGTATGTACTCGATGCTTTCGGACTGGGATATTTGCAGACTATTACTTTCATTCTGGTGATTGCCGCATTGGTGCAGATGGTAGAAATCATTCTGAAAAAAGTATCTCCTTCTTTGTATCAGGCCTTGGGAGTGTTTTTACCGTTGATTACAACTAACTGTTGTATTCTTGGGGTGGCTATCCTTGTTATTCAGAAAGACTACGACTTGCTTACAGGAGTTGTTTATGCTTTCTCTACGGCAATAGGCTTTGGCTTGGCATTGACATTATTTGCAGGTCTGCGTGAACAGATGAGCCTTGTTAATGTGCCGAAGGGTATGCAGGGCACTCCAATAGCCTTAATTACTGCGGGTTTACTGGCAATGGCATTTATGGGCTTTTCCGGAGTTGTAAAGATTTGA